In Humulus lupulus chromosome 6, drHumLupu1.1, whole genome shotgun sequence, a single genomic region encodes these proteins:
- the LOC133783359 gene encoding putative disease resistance RPP13-like protein 1, protein MGGIGKTTLAQNVFYDTTVQQHFALKAWVTVSDDFDVLKITKIILEKITGKENKANELHQLQKDLKNALAGKKFLFVHDDVWNEKYELWDLLKSSFQFGAQGSKIIVTTHNEDVALKMKTRDVQTYKLQKISDDEGWKLFADHAFDNVGSNEVVLSELQEIGRQIVKKCKGLPLAVKSMAGLLRSMSTGDEWRHVLQSDVWELPNCRDIGIVPALWLSYRFLPPYLKPCFSYLSIFPKDYEFGDVDREKIILIWMAEGLLNSQHGKRIEDVGEEYLNALIARSFFQRNTRNRSLSMHDLMHDLAMYVLGQCCFIYDSCKDLHKFSSKTRHLSYMKDLRDTIEFGNLSRVKSFRSLLALPFQLSHHSLYTRLEHEIVLMDGGCLRALSLSESCIREMPDSIGNLKHLRYLDVSCTKVEVLPVSICVLYNLETLILSHCGSLTHFPTNISKLISLRHLMIRETHLKEMPPRICSMTNLQTLSDFVLCENDGSRVKELGKLENLHRSLRISGLGYVKEVSDVLEGNLKNKRNLTELILTWNFGEVDDSRKEREVLNALQPQENLKKLEIHNYKGTDLPDWVTHTSYSNLEKLHLDCKNCCLSLLSFRLLSSLRHLHISCLDMHDEFCGISLNKPFPLL, encoded by the coding sequence ATGGGTGGCATTGGCAAAACTACTCTTGCTCAGAACGTATTTTACGATACCACTGTCCAACAACACTTTGCCTTGAAAGCATGGGTAACTGTATCCGACGATTTTGATGTTCTTAAAATAACAAAGATTATCTTGGAGAAGATCACtggaaaagaaaataaagcaaATGAGCTACATCAACTTCAAAAAGACTTGAAGAATGCTTTGGCAGGGAAGAAATTTCTTTTTGTTCACGATGATGTGTGGAACGAAAAATACGAGTTGTGGGATCTTTTGAAAAGCTCTTTTCAATTTGGTGCACAAGGAAGCAAGATTATTGTCACCACACATAATGAGGATGTCGCACTGAAGATGAAGACGAGAGATGTTCAAACATATAAGCTTCAAAAGATATCAGATGATGAAGGTTGGAAGTTATTTGCAGATCATGCCTTTGATAATGTAGGCTCTAATGAGGTGGTATTGTCTGAGTTGCAAGAAATTGGAAGACAAATTGTTAAGAAGTGCAAGGGCCTTCCTTTAGCTGTAAAATCGATGGCTGGTCTTTTACGATCTATGTCAACTGGTGACGAGTGGAGGCATGTACTGCAAAGTGACGTGTGGGAGTTACCAAACTGTCGCGACATCGGAATTGTTCCAGCATTGTGGTTGAGCTACCGATTTCTGCCTCCTTATTTAAAGCCATGTTTTTCTTATCTTTCGATATTTCCCAAAGATTACGAATTTGGTGATGTTGATAGAGAAAAAATAATCTTAATATGGATGGCAGAAGGTCTTTTGAATTCTCAACATGGAAAAAGAATTGAAGATGTTGGAGAAGAGTACTTGAATGCTTTAATAGCAAGATCATTTTTTCAAAGAAACACAAGGAATCGTTCTCTTTCTATGCACGATCTTATGCATGATCTAGCTATGTATGTATTAGGTCAGTGTTGTTTTATTTATGATAGTTGTAAAGACTTGCACAAATTTAGTAGCAAGACTCGCCATCTATCATACATGAAAGACTTAAGAGATACAATAGAATTTGGCAACTTATCCAGAGTAAAGTCTTTCCGTAGCCTATTGGCTTTGCCATTTCAATTGTCACATCATTCACTTTATACAAGATTAGAGCATGAAATTGTGCTAATGGATGGAGGATGTTTAAGAGCactttctttgtcagaatcttgtATTAGAGAGATGCCTGATTCAATTGGAAATTTAAAGCATCTAAGGTATTTGGATGTATCTTGCACGAAAGTTGAGGTGTTACCTGTTTCAATTTGTGTGTTGTACAATTTGGAAACACTAATATTGTCACATTGTGGAAGCCTCACACATTTTCCTACCAATATTTCTAAGCTAATCAGCCTGCGTCATCTTATGATAAGAGAAACACATTTAAAAGAGATGCCACCCAGGATTTGCAGTATGACGAATCTTCAGACATTAAGTGATTTTGTTTTGTGTGAAAATGATGGGTCCAGGGTCAAAGAGTTGGGTAAGTTGGAGAATTTGCATAGAAGCTTGCGTATTTCAGGCCTTGGATATGTGAAGGAAGTGAGTGATGTTTTGGAAGGCAACTTGAAGAACAAAAGGAATCTCACTGAGCTTATTTTAACATGGAATTTTGGTGAAGTAGATGATTCAAGAAAGGAAAGAGAAGTACTTAATGCGCTCCAACCACAAGAAAATTTGAAGAAACTCGAAATACACAATTATAAGGGCACAGACTTACCAGATTGGGTAACACATACATCCTACTCTAATTTGGAAAAACTTCATCTAGACTGTAAAAATTGTTGCTTGTCGTTGTTATCATTTCGTCTACTAAGTTCATTGAGACATCTTCATATTTCATGTCTTGATATGCATGATGAATTTTGTGGTATTTCTTTGAACAAGCCATTTCCACTGTTATAA
- the LOC133786081 gene encoding putative disease resistance protein At3g14460, whose protein sequence is MGLPYTLKHLEIKSCDMLIKNRMKWNLQRLTSLTELNLWGYGGVDSFPEEWLLPSSLTHLRIRGFGKLTALNGKGFHHLTSLRRLELHLLEKLECLPAEGLPQTLTALTISGCPLLEPRCKEGAGFIFAIYNNLIDWIGRLPIQMAKSEIFPCLKQFSLRSCGKINVALPIAFSLKSLRIISCNMLMENRMKWNLQRLPSLIELYLKNYGGAVDSFPEEWLLPPSLTHLWIHGFDKLTALNGKGFHHLTSLRRLELYSLKKLECLPAEGLPQTLTVLSIFGCPLLKPKFNEGTGEDWPKIQHIPNLNTDHWYAT, encoded by the exons ATGGGATTACCCTATACTTTAAAACATCTAGAAATTAAGTCATGTGATATGCTCATAAAAAATCGCATGAAATGGAATTTACAAAGACTCACATCGTTGACGGAGTTAAATCTTTGGGGATATGGaggagtagattcatttccagaAGAATGGTTGCTCCCATCTTCTTTAACTCATCTTCGGATCCGTGGATTTGGTAAGCTTACAGCTCTAAACGGCAAAGGTTTTCACCACCTCACCTCACTTCGACGATTGGAACTTCATCTCTTGGAAAAGCTAGAGTGTTTGCCAGCAGAAGGACTGCCCCAGACTCTTACTGCTTTGACAATATCAGGTTGTCCTCTGTTAGAGCCCAGGTGCAAGGAAGGAGCAGG GTTTATATTTGCAATTTATAACAATTTGATAGACTGGATTGGTCGTTTACCAATACAGATGGCCAAAAGTGAGATTTTTCCTTGTTTGAAGCAATTTTCTTTAAGAAGTTGTGGGAAGATAAATGTGGCATTACCTATCG CCTTTTCTTTAAAAAGTCTACGTATCATATCATGTAATATGCTCATGGAAAATCGCATGAAATGGAATTTACAAAGACTCCCATCGTTGATTGAGTTATATCTTAAGAATTATGGAGGAGCGGTGGATTCATTTCCAGAAGAATGGTTGCTCCCACCTTCTTTAACTCATCTTTGGATCCATGGATTTGATAAGCTTACAGCTCTAAACGGCAAAGGTTTTCACCACCTCACCTCACTTCGACGATTGGAACTTTATTCCTTGAAAAAGCTAGAGTGCTTGCCAGCAGAAGGACTGCCCCAGACTCTTACCGTTTTGAGTATATTTGGTTGTCCTCTGTTAAAGCCCAAGTTCAACGAAGGAACAGGGGAAGATTGGCCCAAGATTCAACACATACCTAACTTAAACACAGATCACTGGTACGCCAcgtga